One segment of Ancylothrix sp. D3o DNA contains the following:
- a CDS encoding CHAT domain-containing protein, whose product MDKFFIKKWRKFAFFLANGFRFWRRVVYLSKLRFYKVAIVLFFVGFLGVLAMEVPANSQEVPVLIRQGVDFYEKGDYLEAISVWKQALSGNSLPAKEAAVIYRNLGMAYRQVGQLSEAIKVWDLAADFYQKSENSDGILLAKIRIEQGQTYSDLGQYRRAIELLKTALDLASNDKFTRAAALGALGNAFSGAGDYDRAIERYQEGLKLARELNQKVYVSTLLNNVGNLYIKRAERYAIQANSARLEGDDKEEENLKKLAKNDRLSAADVFEVNLLESSAVGGFSEVRALLGYNNFLQKIEEPDPNILERNINKVLGILRSLPASRDKAFGLIEIGNQMSYGGKVFSLEALEILNEAIQVSRNIADRRAESFALGELGKLYETAKNDQKAMEFTRLAQLAAQEVRAAESLYLWQWQGARLLRKNGEFLAAKVGFEEAIATLESIRGDLVAANKELQFDFRDSVEPVYRQYIDLLLSSEINLPTNNQQNIRKALDVLDLLKLAELQNFFGDECVEVAQDTVKKDGRLVDKSAAIVYSVILPNQTYLILELADGRLKNFTVLVKEEEIKEEINALRSLLERRSTNEYLTQSQKVYELLIRPLEVDLIAVKPKTLVFVNDGVLRQVPMAALHDGERFFIEKYAISTTASLSLTASLPLERQNLEALMAGLTVAKPPFSALSNVEAEVNGVEKILGGKSILDKDFTLANLENALAEGVYPIVHLATHGKFGVDTESTFLLAYDTRISVEEIDRLLRVNLRQPVQLLTLSACQTAAGDNRSALGIAGVAVRAGVKSALASLWYINDASTVPLIEEFYRQLRQPEITKAEALRRAQLMLIKNEDYAHPAVWSPFIVIGNWL is encoded by the coding sequence ATGGATAAGTTTTTTATCAAAAAATGGCGGAAATTTGCGTTTTTTTTAGCAAATGGTTTTAGATTTTGGCGGCGGGTGGTTTATTTAAGCAAATTGAGGTTTTATAAGGTTGCGATTGTTTTGTTCTTTGTGGGGTTTTTGGGTGTTTTGGCGATGGAAGTGCCTGCGAACAGTCAAGAGGTGCCGGTTTTGATTCGCCAAGGGGTTGATTTTTATGAGAAGGGAGATTATTTAGAGGCGATTTCTGTTTGGAAACAGGCGCTTTCTGGTAATAGTTTGCCGGCTAAGGAGGCGGCGGTTATTTATCGGAATTTGGGGATGGCTTACCGGCAGGTGGGTCAGTTATCGGAGGCGATTAAAGTTTGGGATTTGGCGGCTGATTTTTATCAAAAATCGGAAAATTCGGATGGGATTTTATTAGCAAAGATTAGAATTGAGCAAGGACAAACTTATAGTGATTTGGGACAATATCGCAGGGCAATTGAGTTGTTAAAAACGGCTCTTGATTTGGCTTCTAATGATAAATTTACGCGGGCTGCGGCGCTTGGGGCGTTGGGAAATGCTTTTTCGGGGGCGGGTGATTATGATAGGGCTATTGAGCGTTACCAAGAAGGATTAAAACTGGCGCGGGAATTGAATCAAAAAGTTTATGTTTCTACGCTTTTAAATAATGTGGGTAATTTGTATATAAAGCGTGCGGAAAGATATGCAATTCAAGCGAATTCTGCGAGATTAGAAGGGGATGATAAAGAAGAGGAAAATTTGAAAAAATTAGCTAAAAATGATCGGCTTTCGGCAGCGGATGTTTTTGAAGTTAATCTGCTAGAAAGTTCGGCGGTTGGGGGTTTTTCTGAGGTGCGGGCGCTGCTTGGTTATAACAATTTTTTGCAAAAAATTGAGGAACCAGATCCTAATATTTTAGAGCGAAATATTAACAAGGTTTTGGGAATTTTAAGGTCTTTGCCGGCTTCTAGGGATAAGGCTTTTGGGTTGATTGAGATAGGAAATCAAATGAGCTATGGGGGAAAGGTTTTTTCTCTTGAGGCTTTGGAGATTTTAAACGAGGCAATTCAGGTATCAAGAAATATTGCTGATCGGCGGGCAGAATCTTTTGCTTTGGGAGAATTAGGAAAGCTTTATGAAACGGCAAAAAATGATCAAAAAGCAATGGAATTTACCCGTTTGGCGCAGTTGGCGGCGCAGGAAGTGAGGGCGGCTGAAAGTCTCTATTTATGGCAGTGGCAAGGGGCGCGTTTGTTGCGAAAAAATGGGGAGTTTTTGGCGGCAAAAGTGGGTTTTGAGGAGGCTATTGCTACGTTAGAAAGTATTAGGGGTGATTTGGTTGCGGCTAATAAGGAATTGCAGTTTGATTTTCGAGATTCGGTTGAGCCGGTTTATCGTCAGTATATTGATTTGTTGTTGAGTTCAGAAATTAATTTACCAACAAATAATCAACAAAATATTCGCAAGGCTTTGGATGTTTTGGATTTGCTGAAGTTGGCGGAGTTGCAAAACTTTTTTGGCGATGAGTGTGTGGAGGTGGCACAAGATACGGTGAAAAAAGATGGCCGGTTAGTGGATAAATCGGCGGCGATTGTTTATTCGGTAATTTTGCCTAATCAGACTTATCTGATTTTGGAATTAGCGGATGGAAGGCTAAAAAATTTTACAGTGCTGGTGAAAGAAGAGGAGATAAAAGAGGAAATTAATGCTTTGCGGAGTTTGTTGGAAAGGCGGAGTACGAATGAATATTTAACACAATCTCAAAAAGTTTATGAGTTGTTAATTCGCCCTCTTGAGGTTGATTTGATTGCGGTAAAACCGAAGACTTTGGTTTTTGTAAATGATGGGGTTTTGCGGCAGGTTCCTATGGCGGCGCTGCATGATGGGGAAAGGTTTTTTATTGAGAAATATGCGATTTCTACAACTGCTAGTTTAAGTTTGACGGCTTCTTTACCGCTGGAACGTCAAAATTTAGAGGCTTTGATGGCTGGATTAACGGTTGCCAAACCGCCTTTTTCTGCGTTGAGTAATGTGGAGGCTGAGGTTAATGGGGTAGAGAAGATTTTGGGGGGAAAAAGTATTTTGGATAAGGATTTTACGCTGGCAAATTTAGAGAATGCGTTGGCGGAAGGTGTTTATCCTATTGTGCATTTGGCTACGCATGGAAAGTTTGGGGTGGATACGGAAAGTACGTTTTTGTTGGCTTATGATACGCGAATTTCTGTGGAGGAAATTGACCGTTTATTGCGGGTGAATTTGCGGCAGCCGGTGCAGTTATTAACTTTAAGTGCTTGTCAAACGGCGGCGGGTGATAATCGTTCGGCTTTGGGTATTGCGGGGGTGGCGGTGCGTGCGGGGGTGAAAAGTGCTTTGGCTTCTTTGTGGTATATTAATGATGCGTCAACTGTACCGCTGATTGAGGAGTTTTATCGTCAATTGCGGCAACCAGAGATTACTAAGGCGGAGGCTCTGCGGAGAGCGCAATTAATGTTAATTAAAAATGAAGATTATGCTCATCCGGCGGTTTGGTCTCCTTTTATTGTCATTGGCAATTGGTTATAG
- a CDS encoding adenylate/guanylate cyclase domain-containing protein — MVWAKLKQQIWQWRGVWLTTPVVGGVLLAVRLTGWLQPLEWMALDLFFRLRPPESRDEKIVIVGIEESDLQKYGWPVSDENLAQLIDKVRKQKPVAIGLDLYRDMPVKSGYEELVRVFKSTPNLIGIEKKVGDKYSSAVAASPVLKELGQVGVNDVVVDNDGKLRRGLLFLDTADGESLPSLGLMLAMIYLQGKNVSPDPNSVNLKFNKAEFVPFESNDGAYVKADAGGYQILLNYRGPARTFFHVSMQEVMENRLPQDFFKNKVVFIGPTATSLKDYFYTPFSTPQQTAGVEVQATLTSQIINAALQNRPLIKVWDDKLEIFWLYLWCGVGSGISWVVGSRRWTVLVVVVAKVKVVGICYVAFLAGWWLPVVPPVLSLLSSFAIINSYLAYLERQDRYTVMNLFGRHVSPKIAEAIWRERDQILKQGRLSGRKVTATVLFTDIKNFSSIAENLEPEKLMCWLNEYMEEMAGLVLEKGGVVDKFIGDSVMAVFGVPFARTTPDGVASDAVAAVSCALEMASKLRLLNQYWQKKGDPTIAMRVGICTGPVVIGSLGSREREDYTVIGDSVNIAARLESFDKSIDGGICRILISEETYVHIKDKFATRYLGSELLKGRKKPVDIYHVMLEK, encoded by the coding sequence ATGGTTTGGGCAAAGCTGAAACAACAAATTTGGCAATGGCGGGGGGTGTGGCTGACGACTCCTGTGGTGGGGGGGGTGTTGCTGGCGGTGCGGTTGACTGGCTGGTTGCAGCCTTTGGAATGGATGGCTTTGGATCTGTTTTTTCGCTTGCGTCCTCCTGAGTCTAGGGATGAGAAAATTGTGATTGTGGGGATTGAGGAGTCGGATTTACAAAAATATGGCTGGCCGGTTTCTGATGAAAATTTGGCGCAATTGATTGATAAGGTGAGGAAACAAAAGCCGGTGGCGATTGGTTTAGATTTGTATCGGGATATGCCGGTTAAATCTGGTTATGAAGAATTGGTAAGGGTTTTTAAATCGACTCCTAATTTAATTGGTATTGAAAAAAAAGTTGGGGATAAATATAGTTCGGCGGTTGCGGCTTCGCCGGTTTTGAAAGAACTCGGTCAAGTTGGGGTTAATGATGTGGTGGTTGATAATGATGGTAAATTGCGTCGGGGGTTGCTTTTTTTAGATACGGCTGATGGCGAATCTTTGCCGAGTTTGGGTTTGATGTTGGCGATGATTTATTTACAAGGAAAAAATGTTTCTCCTGATCCTAATTCGGTTAATTTGAAGTTTAATAAGGCGGAGTTTGTGCCTTTTGAAAGCAACGATGGGGCGTATGTTAAGGCGGATGCTGGGGGATATCAAATTTTGTTGAATTATCGGGGGCCGGCGCGGACTTTTTTTCATGTTTCTATGCAAGAGGTGATGGAAAATCGGCTTCCTCAAGATTTTTTTAAGAATAAAGTTGTTTTTATTGGCCCGACGGCAACGAGTTTAAAAGATTATTTTTATACGCCTTTTAGTACGCCTCAACAAACGGCTGGGGTGGAAGTTCAAGCAACTTTAACTAGCCAAATTATTAACGCTGCTTTGCAAAATCGTCCGCTGATTAAAGTGTGGGATGACAAGCTGGAAATTTTCTGGCTTTATTTGTGGTGTGGGGTGGGTTCTGGGATTAGTTGGGTGGTGGGTTCGCGGCGCTGGACTGTGTTGGTGGTGGTGGTGGCAAAGGTTAAGGTTGTTGGTATTTGTTATGTGGCTTTTTTGGCTGGGTGGTGGCTTCCTGTGGTGCCCCCGGTTCTTTCTTTATTGAGTTCTTTTGCGATTATTAATAGCTATTTGGCTTATCTTGAACGCCAAGACCGCTACACGGTTATGAATTTATTTGGTCGTCATGTTTCTCCAAAAATTGCTGAGGCAATTTGGCGCGAACGTGATCAAATTCTTAAACAAGGCCGGTTATCTGGCCGCAAAGTTACGGCGACTGTTTTATTTACTGATATTAAAAATTTTAGCAGTATTGCTGAAAATTTGGAGCCGGAAAAGTTAATGTGTTGGCTTAATGAATATATGGAAGAAATGGCGGGTTTGGTTTTAGAAAAGGGGGGAGTCGTTGATAAGTTTATTGGCGATTCTGTGATGGCGGTTTTTGGGGTGCCTTTTGCTCGCACCACGCCAGATGGAGTTGCTTCGGATGCTGTGGCGGCGGTGAGTTGTGCTTTGGAAATGGCTTCAAAATTGCGCTTGCTTAATCAGTATTGGCAAAAAAAAGGAGACCCGACGATAGCGATGCGGGTTGGTATTTGCACCGGCCCGGTGGTTATTGGCAGTTTGGGTAGTCGAGAACGAGAAGATTATACGGTAATTGGGGATAGTGTAAATATTGCTGCTCGGTTAGAAAGTTTTGATAAATCTATTGATGGGGGAATTTGTCGGATTTTAATTAGTGAAGAAACTTATGTTCATATCAAAGATAAATTTGCCACGCGATATTTAGGCTCAGAATTGCTGAAAGGTCGCAAAAAGCCGGTTGATATTTATCATGTTATGCTCGAAAAATAA
- a CDS encoding DUF928 domain-containing protein, translating to MESGVKSIVNFRRITTILTGTTSLLLMQLMAAINSPQNSLFSGNFLGELTSPAQAGQTAMTYRPPNRGAPRSTQGTGSRGCPDAGPVGLSLLAPNDHTGLTAAGHPAFFWYLSDVPAAPLEFALVQPGVAKPLFVKQMQPKQAGIVQIEMPKELPELVAGQKYKWSVSIICNANRRSADVFAHSWIERVSPAPEVMAKLATATSEQDKAEIYASAGLWYDALETTYKLSATKPNHPAFMNSLITLLEQGGLQQEAAKERQRMAMQ from the coding sequence TTGGAATCTGGAGTTAAAAGCATCGTGAATTTCCGCCGAATAACAACAATCTTGACCGGCACAACATCGCTGCTATTAATGCAGTTAATGGCGGCTATCAATTCTCCGCAAAATTCCCTATTTAGCGGCAATTTTCTGGGTGAATTAACATCACCAGCACAGGCCGGTCAAACGGCAATGACCTACAGACCGCCGAACCGAGGAGCACCGCGCAGCACTCAAGGCACCGGCTCGCGGGGATGTCCTGATGCGGGGCCGGTGGGGTTGAGCTTGCTGGCCCCTAATGACCACACCGGCCTGACGGCAGCCGGTCATCCCGCGTTTTTTTGGTATTTGTCCGACGTGCCGGCTGCACCGCTTGAGTTTGCTTTGGTTCAGCCTGGGGTGGCCAAACCGCTTTTCGTTAAACAAATGCAGCCAAAACAAGCGGGTATTGTGCAAATAGAAATGCCCAAAGAATTGCCAGAGTTGGTAGCAGGGCAAAAATATAAATGGTCAGTTAGCATTATTTGCAATGCCAATCGCCGCTCTGCGGATGTGTTTGCTCACTCTTGGATCGAGCGGGTTTCACCGGCACCGGAAGTGATGGCAAAATTAGCCACCGCAACATCTGAGCAAGACAAAGCCGAAATTTATGCCAGTGCCGGTTTGTGGTACGATGCCCTAGAAACGACTTATAAACTATCAGCAACTAAGCCAAACCATCCAGCTTTTATGAACAGTTTAATTACCCTTTTAGAGCAAGGCGGATTGCAACAAGAAGCCGCCAAAGAACGGCAGAGAATGGCAATGCAATAA
- a CDS encoding RNA-binding S4 domain-containing protein — MNEENQTIRLGQFLKWVGAVPTGGQAKLVVQGGQVKVNGLLETRRGRQLISGDLVTFQGKTYEVELERWGYFIE, encoded by the coding sequence ATGAACGAAGAAAATCAAACCATTAGACTCGGACAATTTTTAAAATGGGTGGGTGCCGTCCCCACCGGCGGCCAAGCCAAATTAGTCGTTCAAGGCGGACAAGTGAAAGTTAATGGCCTCCTTGAAACTCGGAGAGGCCGGCAATTAATTTCTGGTGATTTAGTGACATTTCAAGGCAAAACTTATGAAGTGGAATTAGAGCGATGGGGCTATTTTATTGAGTAA
- a CDS encoding Npun_R2479 family HD domain-containing metalloprotein, translating to MFNLIQLKIDSLIRPLQTGYRQTFGNQNPAYADLIACIANIALENIAKTDALYHNIDHTILVTLVGQEILRGKQIKEGNVSPEDWVHCIIAWLCHDIGYVKGVCRCDKPAERLYQTGTNKDMISVPTSATDASLTAYHIDRGKLFVQQYLSNCQLIDINVIQRNIEHTRFPVPPGETHKDTVTYPGLVRAADLIGQLSDPEYLQKLPALFYEFEETGTNKHLGYKNPGDLRAGFPKFYWNVVYQYIEAALPYLEQTPEGRKILDSLTTNISTVEAETLPAKEPQDKTVISLELKNAADIADIELIYKAIPPLYKPTQRTQLKAP from the coding sequence ATGTTTAATCTTATTCAATTAAAAATCGACAGCCTTATTCGCCCTTTACAAACCGGCTATCGCCAAACATTCGGCAACCAAAACCCCGCCTATGCTGATCTCATCGCTTGCATTGCCAACATAGCCCTAGAAAATATTGCTAAAACCGATGCACTTTATCACAACATCGACCATACAATTCTTGTCACCCTCGTAGGACAAGAAATTTTAAGAGGCAAACAAATTAAAGAAGGTAACGTATCCCCGGAAGATTGGGTGCATTGCATAATAGCTTGGTTGTGCCATGATATCGGCTATGTAAAAGGCGTTTGCCGGTGCGACAAACCCGCAGAAAGACTCTATCAAACCGGCACAAATAAAGACATGATTTCTGTCCCAACTTCCGCCACCGATGCCAGCCTCACAGCCTATCATATAGACAGAGGAAAACTATTTGTCCAACAATATTTAAGCAATTGCCAACTCATCGATATTAACGTCATCCAGCGCAACATTGAACATACCCGTTTCCCCGTTCCCCCAGGCGAAACCCACAAAGATACTGTCACTTATCCGGGGTTAGTTCGCGCCGCAGACTTAATCGGACAATTGAGCGATCCTGAATATTTACAAAAACTTCCCGCCTTATTTTATGAATTTGAAGAAACCGGCACCAATAAACACCTGGGATACAAAAATCCAGGCGACTTAAGAGCCGGCTTTCCAAAATTTTATTGGAACGTCGTTTATCAATATATTGAAGCAGCATTGCCTTATTTAGAACAAACCCCAGAAGGCAGAAAAATCCTCGATAGTTTAACCACAAATATCAGCACCGTAGAAGCTGAAACCCTTCCAGCTAAAGAACCCCAAGACAAAACAGTGATTTCCCTAGAATTAAAAAATGCTGCCGACATTGCAGACATTGAATTAATTTACAAGGCGATTCCTCCGCTTTACAAGCCCACCCAAAGGACGCAACTTAAAGCGCCCTAA
- a CDS encoding isochorismatase, with product MTSIPLSIPPHFHPKKVSEVWRVPYQQRAAEARNWARQNNIQPAAKDQTKICLLAIDVQNTFCLHDFELFVGGKTGTGAIEDNIRLCEFIYRNLGIITSIAPTLDTHSALQIFHPIFWVNQSGEHPTPSATNITLEDVKTGQWKVNPNLAASLTNGDYQRLEKHAFHYVKKLSDEGKYPLTVWPYHSMLGGIGHALVSAVEEAIFFHSIARHTQTFFEIKGNNPLTENYSVLRPEVLDSHDGEPIDQKNTKLIHKLLEFDKIVIAGQAKSHCVAWTIDDLLTEILAIDANLTKKVYLLEDCTSPVVVPGIIDFTEQADAAFTRFADAGMHLVSSTQPLETWPDISIY from the coding sequence ATGACGTCTATCCCCCTCTCAATACCTCCCCACTTTCACCCCAAAAAAGTCTCTGAAGTTTGGAGAGTTCCCTACCAACAACGCGCCGCCGAAGCCCGCAACTGGGCAAGACAAAACAACATCCAACCGGCAGCCAAAGATCAAACCAAAATTTGCCTTTTAGCCATCGATGTGCAGAACACATTTTGCCTGCATGATTTTGAATTATTTGTAGGCGGAAAAACCGGCACCGGCGCCATAGAAGACAACATCCGCCTCTGTGAATTTATTTACCGCAACTTAGGCATCATCACCAGCATAGCCCCCACCCTAGACACCCACAGCGCCCTGCAAATTTTCCATCCCATTTTTTGGGTAAACCAAAGCGGAGAACACCCCACCCCCAGCGCCACCAACATCACCCTAGAAGACGTAAAAACCGGCCAGTGGAAAGTTAACCCAAACCTGGCAGCAAGCCTCACCAACGGAGATTATCAACGCCTGGAAAAACACGCTTTTCACTATGTTAAAAAACTCAGTGACGAAGGCAAATATCCCCTCACAGTTTGGCCTTATCACTCTATGTTAGGCGGCATCGGACACGCCTTAGTTTCTGCCGTAGAAGAAGCAATATTTTTTCATAGCATTGCCCGCCATACCCAAACTTTTTTTGAAATCAAAGGCAACAATCCCTTAACAGAAAATTATTCAGTTTTAAGACCCGAAGTTTTAGATAGCCACGACGGCGAACCCATCGATCAAAAAAATACAAAATTGATTCATAAATTGCTGGAATTTGATAAAATTGTGATTGCCGGTCAAGCAAAAAGTCATTGCGTGGCTTGGACAATTGACGATTTACTAACAGAAATCCTTGCCATTGATGCCAACTTAACCAAAAAAGTTTATTTATTAGAAGATTGCACCTCGCCGGTTGTCGTTCCAGGCATTATTGATTTTACAGAACAAGCAGATGCAGCATTTACACGCTTTGCTGATGCCGGTATGCACTTGGTTTCCTCCACCCAACCCCTCGAAACTTGGCCGGATATTTCTATTTATTAA
- a CDS encoding adenylate/guanylate cyclase domain-containing protein, with amino-acid sequence MAELNLRVQLEGNIEKTVTVDGDEFTMGRSPQCHLHLPYGSISRCHARFVKTENGSWLIEDLGSKNGTKLNELPVISPSLIKHGDLINLGNINLTILLNPPQNLQAVMNVRPQIKTNPLATTLGPGMTILRNAKDLQKQWIDADAGGDNIRTKEKAIGRLKDLVDIAKGLNYAESIEAIFSQVQKVVFRELSSIDRLALLIDITGTGKLELLNCATRDAAQQHHLPANGTWISRSICQKVFAEKLAIQTADAQMDKRFEHELSIIANNIHSAMAVPLWDETKVVGVLYADAHLSFSNWTEGGEDDLSFFSTLANLVASSVQRWLLTRKLRSEETIRHRLERYHSPGVVQQMMAEGALQAGRIAPKEEDLSILFADIVGFTALSERLSPAEIAELLNDFFEEMLQEVFAAGGTLDKFIGDCIMAFFGAPEPQQDHADRAVAAAKGMLDRLSYLNANNLLREPLQLRIAINSGKAVVGDVGSQSRVDYTVLGATINQASRMEAICPPGECVISETTYSLLQSPQDFLLMDEYRFKGIDRPVLVYQTKRNFS; translated from the coding sequence ATGGCAGAGCTAAATCTGCGCGTACAGTTAGAAGGAAATATAGAAAAAACCGTTACAGTAGATGGAGATGAATTTACAATGGGGCGCTCTCCCCAATGCCATTTACATTTACCCTACGGTTCCATTTCTCGATGCCATGCTCGCTTTGTAAAAACTGAAAACGGAAGCTGGCTTATTGAAGATTTGGGAAGCAAAAATGGCACAAAATTAAACGAGCTACCCGTAATATCACCTTCCTTAATTAAACACGGCGATCTTATTAACTTAGGCAATATTAATCTAACTATTCTTTTAAATCCACCCCAAAATTTGCAGGCAGTAATGAACGTTCGCCCGCAAATCAAAACAAACCCTTTAGCCACAACTCTCGGCCCCGGCATGACGATTTTACGAAATGCCAAAGACCTGCAAAAACAATGGATTGATGCCGATGCCGGCGGCGATAACATCAGAACAAAAGAAAAAGCAATTGGCCGTTTAAAAGACCTCGTAGATATCGCCAAAGGATTAAACTATGCCGAATCTATCGAAGCCATTTTTTCTCAAGTTCAAAAAGTCGTCTTCCGCGAACTCAGCAGCATCGACCGGCTCGCCCTATTAATCGACATCACCGGCACCGGAAAACTCGAACTTTTAAACTGCGCCACCCGCGACGCAGCCCAACAACATCACCTCCCCGCCAATGGCACCTGGATCAGTCGAAGTATTTGTCAAAAAGTCTTTGCCGAAAAACTCGCCATCCAAACCGCCGACGCCCAAATGGATAAGCGCTTTGAACATGAATTAAGCATCATTGCAAACAACATTCATAGCGCAATGGCAGTACCCTTGTGGGATGAAACAAAAGTCGTCGGAGTTCTCTATGCAGATGCCCATCTTTCCTTTAGTAATTGGACAGAAGGCGGCGAAGACGACCTTAGTTTTTTCTCCACCTTAGCAAACTTAGTAGCCTCCAGCGTTCAGCGTTGGTTACTCACTCGCAAACTCCGAAGCGAAGAAACAATTCGTCACCGATTAGAGCGCTATCACTCCCCCGGAGTTGTGCAACAAATGATGGCCGAAGGAGCCTTACAAGCCGGTCGCATTGCCCCAAAAGAAGAAGACCTCAGCATCTTATTTGCAGATATTGTAGGATTTACAGCCCTTTCTGAACGCTTAAGTCCTGCCGAAATTGCCGAATTACTCAATGATTTTTTTGAAGAAATGCTCCAAGAAGTTTTTGCAGCCGGTGGCACCCTTGATAAATTTATTGGTGACTGCATCATGGCATTTTTTGGCGCCCCAGAACCCCAACAAGATCACGCAGATCGCGCCGTCGCCGCCGCCAAAGGAATGCTCGACCGGCTCTCCTATCTTAACGCCAACAATCTCCTCCGAGAACCCCTACAATTACGCATCGCAATTAATAGCGGTAAAGCCGTTGTTGGTGATGTAGGTAGTCAATCTCGCGTCGATTATACCGTCTTAGGAGCCACCATTAATCAAGCCTCACGCATGGAAGCCATTTGTCCTCCCGGTGAATGCGTAATCAGCGAAACAACCTATAGCTTATTGCAATCCCCCCAAGACTTTTTGCTCATGGATGAATACCGTTTTAAAGGCATTGACAGGCCGGTTTTAGTGTACCAAACAAAACGCAATTTTTCCTAA
- the acsF gene encoding magnesium-protoporphyrin IX monomethyl ester (oxidative) cyclase, whose protein sequence is MVTSAPKPQLDLSQAKTKAIKENILTPRFYTTDFEKTAKLDLSSQETEFEVMLNEMRADYNRHHFIRDDSFEGSWDHITGEARQAFIDYLERSCVSEFSGFLLFKELSRKLKDQNPSLSEMFSLMARDEARHAGFLNKAMSDFGCTMDLAFLTKNRVYTFFPIEWVLYTVYLSEKIGYWRYIIIYRHLEKHPENQFYPLFNYFESWCQDENRHGDIFKVLLRSQTKLWQTWQSRLWSRFFLLTVFATHTLTVHERSKFYEILGLDPTEFDAEVIRKTNETAARAFPSVLDTENPEFFERLHRCSDLNLQMAEIESSSQPKWIKKLRKLPLQLSIGGHLLRIYLLKGIDAEAMRETVR, encoded by the coding sequence ATGGTTACATCTGCCCCAAAACCTCAGCTGGATCTATCTCAAGCCAAGACAAAAGCAATTAAGGAAAACATTCTTACGCCCCGGTTTTACACCACAGACTTTGAAAAAACGGCAAAGCTAGATTTATCTTCGCAAGAGACAGAGTTTGAGGTGATGCTCAACGAAATGCGAGCCGACTACAACCGGCACCATTTTATCCGCGATGACAGCTTTGAAGGCTCCTGGGATCATATTACCGGCGAAGCGCGACAAGCATTTATCGATTACCTTGAGAGATCCTGCGTTTCTGAGTTTTCCGGCTTTTTGCTTTTCAAAGAATTATCTCGCAAACTCAAAGATCAAAATCCCTCCCTCTCCGAAATGTTTAGCTTAATGGCGCGAGATGAAGCCCGCCACGCTGGATTTCTCAATAAAGCAATGTCAGATTTTGGCTGTACGATGGATTTAGCCTTCTTGACAAAAAATCGAGTTTATACATTTTTCCCTATTGAATGGGTGCTTTATACCGTTTATCTGTCAGAAAAAATTGGTTATTGGCGTTATATCATTATTTATCGCCATTTAGAAAAACATCCAGAAAATCAATTTTATCCCCTGTTCAACTACTTTGAAAGCTGGTGTCAGGATGAAAACCGGCATGGAGATATTTTTAAAGTCTTATTGCGTTCCCAAACCAAACTTTGGCAAACTTGGCAATCGCGTTTATGGAGCCGGTTTTTCTTGCTAACCGTCTTTGCCACCCATACACTAACCGTACACGAACGCTCGAAATTTTATGAAATATTAGGACTCGATCCCACCGAGTTTGATGCAGAAGTAATTCGTAAAACCAACGAAACAGCAGCGCGTGCTTTTCCCTCCGTTCTCGACACAGAAAATCCAGAGTTTTTTGAACGCTTACACCGCTGTTCGGATTTGAATTTGCAAATGGCTGAAATTGAGAGCAGTTCTCAACCGAAGTGGATTAAAAAATTGCGGAAATTGCCCTTACAATTGTCCATCGGCGGCCATCTTTTGCGGATTTATTTACTTAAAGGAATTGATGCCGAAGCCATGCGGGAAACCGTGCGCTAA
- a CDS encoding phenylpyruvate tautomerase MIF-related protein: MPLIKVKTSVSTPEKSTVEQLLKSLSAKLAKHTGKPESYVMTAFEPEVAMTFAGTVEPVCYIEIKSVGSMSGAQTKTMSQDFCQEINRVLGVPANRIYIEFADAKGSMWGWNGSTFG; this comes from the coding sequence ATGCCATTAATTAAAGTTAAAACTTCGGTTTCTACACCCGAAAAATCCACAGTTGAGCAATTGCTAAAAAGTCTTTCTGCAAAACTTGCTAAACACACCGGCAAACCGGAATCTTATGTGATGACGGCTTTTGAGCCAGAGGTAGCGATGACTTTTGCCGGCACAGTTGAGCCGGTTTGTTATATCGAAATTAAAAGTGTTGGTTCGATGAGTGGGGCGCAAACAAAGACGATGAGCCAAGATTTTTGTCAAGAAATTAATCGAGTTTTGGGAGTACCGGCAAATCGTATTTATATTGAGTTTGCTGATGCTAAAGGCTCGATGTGGGGTTGGAATGGTTCGACGTTTGGTTAA